One genomic segment of Streptomyces niveus includes these proteins:
- a CDS encoding ABC transporter substrate-binding protein, translated as MPTRRAFIVRAAAAAVAVPLGTSACTAGTGAGGGGAGGGGGDTLVFGKTDGGTTFVRNYNMFGPATQKSPNGELIYEPLVRIDYSDGGKVKPWLAESMEFDEAGTTLTMKLRGDVTFSDGKPMTADDVVFSLGIPLGDPTFNTGGTTYDSVAKKDASTVTVHWPSPAFSELGQLASPQLPVVPKHIWDGKNLKRWTNPDPVGTGPFTLTRFAPQQVTLGARTDYWGGRFALKTFKIIPTSGDSVKAQLLRDDVEWALVAWNGAEQEYVAKNPKHHLYQKYATGGAYSLFFNAARAPFDNVHLRRALAMTLPREDIVTTLQRPGTEAGPTGLVDEIYADLILPEYRGKVQKIDVEGARRELALSGFEVRGGKLVKDGKSHSPRLSFNQDFGWDPYANIMVRSWEKHLGIKVKSAGAPGANLFDQQQTGDFDLTIYATGGAGVAGIFSFLSGRAYRPLGEKAAANIGRWKDDATDAAIGRLLGTQDPAVTTSAGHELQKIVAEQVPYSPIYNSYWFMAINARNWSGWPTPENFSYVPFPGLGPDTTLTLLKLKQAGK; from the coding sequence ATGCCCACCAGAAGAGCCTTCATAGTGCGCGCCGCCGCGGCGGCCGTCGCCGTCCCGCTCGGAACGAGCGCGTGCACCGCGGGTACGGGCGCCGGTGGAGGAGGGGCGGGCGGCGGGGGCGGGGACACGCTCGTGTTCGGCAAGACCGACGGCGGGACGACGTTCGTCCGCAACTACAACATGTTCGGGCCCGCCACCCAGAAGTCGCCCAACGGTGAGCTGATCTACGAGCCGCTGGTGCGCATCGACTACAGCGACGGCGGAAAGGTCAAGCCCTGGCTGGCCGAGAGCATGGAGTTCGACGAGGCCGGGACCACCCTCACCATGAAGCTGCGTGGTGACGTGACGTTCTCCGACGGCAAGCCCATGACCGCCGACGACGTCGTCTTCTCACTGGGCATCCCGCTGGGGGACCCCACCTTCAACACCGGCGGAACCACCTACGACAGCGTCGCCAAGAAGGACGCCTCCACCGTCACCGTGCACTGGCCGAGCCCCGCCTTCAGCGAACTCGGGCAGCTGGCGTCCCCTCAACTCCCGGTCGTGCCGAAGCACATCTGGGACGGCAAGAACCTCAAGCGGTGGACCAACCCCGACCCGGTGGGCACCGGCCCCTTCACCCTGACGCGGTTCGCGCCCCAGCAGGTCACCCTCGGCGCCCGGACCGACTACTGGGGCGGCCGGTTCGCCCTGAAGACCTTCAAGATCATCCCGACCAGCGGCGACTCGGTGAAGGCGCAACTCCTGCGTGACGACGTCGAGTGGGCCCTCGTGGCCTGGAACGGCGCCGAGCAGGAGTACGTCGCCAAGAACCCGAAGCACCACCTGTACCAGAAGTACGCCACCGGCGGCGCGTACTCCCTCTTCTTCAACGCCGCTCGCGCCCCCTTCGACAACGTCCATCTGCGGCGGGCGCTGGCGATGACCCTTCCGCGCGAGGACATCGTCACCACGCTCCAGCGTCCCGGTACGGAAGCCGGACCCACCGGTCTGGTCGACGAGATCTACGCGGATCTGATCCTCCCCGAGTACCGGGGCAAGGTGCAGAAGATCGACGTCGAGGGGGCGCGGAGGGAACTGGCGCTCAGCGGCTTCGAGGTCAGGGGCGGCAAGCTGGTGAAGGACGGCAAGTCCCACAGCCCCAGACTGTCGTTCAACCAGGACTTCGGCTGGGACCCGTACGCCAACATCATGGTCCGCAGCTGGGAGAAGCATCTCGGGATCAAGGTGAAGTCGGCCGGCGCCCCCGGTGCCAACCTCTTCGACCAGCAGCAGACCGGCGACTTCGACCTCACCATCTACGCCACGGGCGGCGCGGGCGTCGCCGGTATCTTCAGCTTCCTGAGCGGCCGTGCCTACCGCCCGCTCGGTGAGAAGGCCGCCGCCAACATCGGCCGCTGGAAGGACGACGCCACCGACGCCGCGATCGGCCGGCTGCTGGGGACCCAGGACCCCGCCGTGACGACGAGCGCCGGGCACGAGCTCCAGAAGATCGTCGCCGAGCAGGTGCCGTACAGCCCGATCTACAACAGCTACTGGTTCATGGCGATCAACGCCCGGAACTGGTCCGGCTGGCCGACCCCCGAGAACTTCTCCTACGTGCCGTTCCCCGGTCTCGGCCCCGACACCACGCTCACCCTGCTGAAGCTGAAGCAGGCCGGCAAGTGA
- a CDS encoding ABC transporter permease, translating to MGFYLAAAWSAITLNFFLPRLMPGDPSAAIVDKLQRVSGQQLAPSALESIQKVFGNPDANLGRQYLDYLVQLAHLDLGTSISNYPTPVSDLLWQGLPWTLLLVGTTTVVAFVLGTGIGAVAGWKAGGRFDTVISPLTTFVSAIPYFWMALVGLWLFGFLLGWFPLSGGYDADLPIGLSPSFLLSVLHYGVLPAATIVFSAFGGWLLGMRNMTVTTVREDYVLLAQAKGLSGRRVLLRYAARNAVLPNFTGFALALGHVVGGALLTEVVFNYPGVGYLLFTSLQQRDYPVMQGVFFLIMLTVLLANLLADSVYALVDPRIREGG from the coding sequence CTGGGCTTCTACCTGGCCGCCGCCTGGTCCGCGATCACCCTGAACTTCTTTCTGCCCCGGCTGATGCCGGGCGACCCGTCCGCCGCGATCGTCGACAAGCTCCAGCGCGTCAGCGGCCAGCAACTGGCGCCGAGCGCCCTGGAGTCGATCCAGAAGGTCTTCGGCAACCCGGACGCCAATCTCGGCCGCCAGTACCTCGACTACCTGGTCCAGTTGGCACACCTCGATCTCGGTACCTCGATCAGCAACTACCCCACTCCCGTGAGCGATCTGCTGTGGCAGGGCCTGCCCTGGACCCTGCTGCTGGTCGGTACGACCACGGTGGTCGCGTTCGTACTGGGCACCGGCATCGGCGCGGTGGCCGGCTGGAAGGCGGGCGGCCGCTTTGACACCGTGATCAGCCCGCTCACCACCTTCGTCTCGGCGATCCCGTACTTCTGGATGGCGCTCGTGGGGCTGTGGCTCTTCGGCTTCCTGCTGGGCTGGTTCCCGCTGTCCGGCGGATACGACGCCGACCTGCCGATCGGCCTGTCCCCGTCGTTCCTGCTGAGCGTGCTGCATTACGGCGTGCTGCCCGCCGCCACCATCGTCTTCTCGGCCTTCGGCGGCTGGCTGCTCGGCATGCGCAACATGACGGTGACCACCGTCCGCGAGGACTATGTGCTGCTCGCCCAGGCCAAGGGACTGTCCGGGCGCCGGGTGCTGCTCCGTTACGCCGCCCGCAACGCCGTCCTGCCGAACTTCACGGGCTTCGCGCTCGCCCTCGGCCATGTCGTCGGCGGCGCCCTGCTCACCGAGGTGGTCTTCAACTATCCGGGCGTCGGCTATCTGCTCTTCACCTCGCTCCAGCAGCGCGACTACCCCGTGATGCAAGGGGTCTTCTTCCTCATCATGCTGACCGTCCTGCTGGCGAACCTGCTGGCCGACTCCGTGTACGCCCTGGTCGACCCGCGTATCAGAGAAGGCGGGTGA
- a CDS encoding ABC transporter ATP-binding protein: protein MSEIPHAEETVAVAVAEPGYVLEARNVSKHFTVRGPLGRTSVVRAVEDATVSLKPGQILALVGESGSGKTTLARMLARFHEPTRGEILLRGEPIGGSRRARRAYHSEVQLIFQDPFGSLNPLHRVRYNLDRALRLHQPGLTAAGREQRMTELLERVSLTPAAEIAAKFPHELSGGQRQRVVIARALAVEPKVLLGDEPISMLDVSIRLEMLNLLQRLRTEDGMALLYITHDIAGARYLCDEIAVMYAGQMVESGPKEEVIAAPQHPYTKLLIESSPDPERGVGDRDELFAGAGELGEPPSLIDPPTGCRFHPRCPFAMRECAVEAPPRTELGDGHWAKCWLHAKGRAGELAETTHAAATAARRETLQGAS, encoded by the coding sequence ATGAGTGAGATCCCGCACGCGGAAGAGACGGTCGCCGTGGCCGTCGCGGAACCGGGGTACGTCCTGGAGGCGCGTAACGTCTCCAAGCACTTCACCGTCCGGGGCCCGCTCGGCCGTACCTCCGTCGTACGCGCCGTCGAGGACGCGACCGTGTCCCTGAAACCCGGTCAGATCCTGGCGCTGGTCGGGGAGAGCGGCAGCGGCAAGACCACCCTCGCCCGGATGCTGGCCCGCTTCCACGAACCGACACGGGGAGAGATCCTGCTGCGCGGCGAGCCCATCGGCGGCAGCCGGCGGGCCCGGCGCGCCTATCACTCCGAGGTCCAGCTGATCTTCCAGGACCCCTTCGGGTCCCTGAACCCGCTGCACCGCGTCCGCTACAACCTCGACCGCGCGCTGAGACTGCACCAGCCGGGACTCACCGCCGCCGGGCGCGAGCAGCGGATGACGGAGCTGCTGGAGCGGGTCAGCCTCACCCCGGCCGCGGAGATCGCGGCGAAGTTCCCGCACGAGCTCTCCGGCGGGCAGCGCCAGCGCGTCGTGATCGCCCGTGCGCTCGCCGTGGAGCCCAAGGTCCTGCTCGGCGACGAACCGATCTCCATGCTGGACGTGTCGATACGCCTGGAGATGCTCAACCTGCTCCAGCGACTGCGCACCGAAGACGGAATGGCCCTGCTCTACATCACGCACGACATCGCGGGCGCCCGGTATCTCTGTGACGAGATCGCCGTGATGTACGCGGGTCAGATGGTGGAGTCCGGTCCGAAGGAGGAGGTGATCGCGGCGCCCCAACACCCGTACACCAAACTGCTCATAGAGTCCTCGCCGGACCCCGAGCGCGGCGTGGGGGACCGCGACGAGCTCTTCGCCGGAGCCGGTGAACTGGGTGAGCCGCCCAGTCTGATCGATCCGCCGACGGGCTGCCGGTTCCACCCCCGCTGCCCGTTCGCGATGCGGGAGTGCGCCGTCGAGGCCCCGCCGCGCACGGAGTTGGGCGACGGACACTGGGCGAAGTGCTGGCTGCACGCCAAGGGCAGGGCCGGGGAACTCGCCGAGACGACACATGCCGCGGCGACCGCCGCCCGGCGGGAGACGCTCCAGGGGGCATCATGA
- a CDS encoding ABC transporter permease, protein MSTAFLSSWKVRIGLGILALFCLLAVFGPWLAQSLLGLDPRANDTSLIAQPPSGEHLLGTNQFGQDVLAQVIAGARGSMYVGVLGAVVGTAMAILIGVPAGYYGGRVDGALNFLTNLFLVLPALPLILIVTGYLQGTGLTTIALIIGFFGWSGGARTLRAQALSIANRDFVRAMRMLGERGRRLVFAEVLPHLTGLIASMFLHAMIGAVMAEAGLAFLGISDSSAISWGTMIQSAQQQSAVLRGLWWWFVPPGLCIALIGTAAALVNFGVDELANPKLRAARPVRVRKARRPARAGGRAR, encoded by the coding sequence TTGAGTACCGCATTCCTCTCCAGTTGGAAGGTCCGCATCGGGCTCGGCATCCTCGCCCTGTTCTGTCTGCTGGCCGTGTTCGGCCCCTGGCTGGCACAGAGCCTGCTGGGGCTCGACCCGCGCGCCAACGACACCAGCCTCATCGCCCAGCCGCCGAGCGGTGAGCACCTGCTGGGCACCAACCAGTTCGGGCAGGACGTCCTCGCCCAGGTCATCGCCGGTGCCCGCGGCTCGATGTATGTCGGGGTGCTCGGCGCGGTGGTCGGCACAGCCATGGCGATCCTGATCGGAGTACCGGCCGGATACTACGGCGGCCGCGTCGACGGCGCCCTGAACTTCCTGACCAATCTCTTCCTCGTCCTGCCCGCGCTGCCGCTCATCCTGATCGTGACCGGCTACCTCCAGGGCACCGGCCTCACCACCATCGCCCTGATCATCGGCTTCTTCGGATGGTCCGGCGGGGCCCGTACGCTGCGCGCCCAGGCGCTCAGCATCGCGAACCGCGATTTCGTCCGGGCCATGCGGATGCTGGGTGAACGTGGCCGCAGGCTGGTCTTCGCCGAAGTGCTGCCCCATCTCACCGGCCTCATCGCCTCGATGTTCCTGCACGCGATGATCGGTGCGGTGATGGCCGAGGCGGGACTCGCGTTCCTCGGCATCTCCGACTCCTCGGCGATCAGTTGGGGAACGATGATCCAGTCGGCGCAGCAGCAGAGCGCCGTACTGCGCGGCCTGTGGTGGTGGTTCGTACCGCCCGGTCTGTGCATCGCCCTGATCGGTACGGCGGCGGCACTGGTCAACTTCGGTGTCGACGAACTCGCCAACCCCAAACTGAGGGCCGCCCGTCCGGTGCGGGTGCGCAAGGCCAGGCGTCCGGCGCGAGCGGGAGGCCGGGCCCGGTGA
- a CDS encoding ABC transporter ATP-binding protein, with protein MTVQAEQQRPSVAPVGQAVLEVRDLTVEYVTGSDPVRACVDVSFTLHRGEILGVAGESGSGKSTLITALTRLQRPPAVTTAGQILFHGRDGAAPVDLVTLDSRKMRRYRWTALSIVLQSAMDALNPVMRIGAQFADVLRARDRSMSKRDAWTRAAGLLALVGISADRVRDYPHQLSGGMRQRAAIALALACGPELVVMDEPTTAVDVVMQRQILAQVLRLREELGFAVIFVTHDLSLLLELADRIAIMYAGRVVEVGESAALYSDPKHPYTKGLRDSFPPLRSPLRTLNGIPGTPPDLRRPPPGCPFHPRCARRTEGCDERLPALLPVGPRPGHEAACLLNETDDRTGGETR; from the coding sequence ATGACCGTACAGGCCGAGCAGCAGAGGCCGTCCGTGGCACCCGTGGGGCAGGCCGTTCTGGAGGTCCGGGACCTGACCGTCGAGTACGTCACCGGCAGCGACCCCGTACGCGCCTGTGTCGACGTCTCCTTCACCCTGCACCGGGGTGAAATCCTCGGTGTCGCGGGCGAGTCGGGCTCGGGGAAGTCCACTCTGATCACCGCTCTGACCCGGTTGCAGCGGCCTCCCGCCGTCACCACCGCGGGGCAGATCCTCTTCCACGGACGGGACGGCGCCGCGCCCGTCGACCTCGTCACGCTCGACAGCAGGAAAATGCGCCGCTACCGGTGGACGGCACTGTCCATCGTGCTGCAGTCCGCGATGGACGCGCTGAACCCGGTGATGCGGATCGGCGCCCAGTTCGCCGACGTCCTGCGCGCCCGCGACCGCTCGATGAGCAAGCGGGACGCCTGGACACGAGCGGCGGGACTGCTCGCCCTGGTCGGCATCTCCGCCGACCGGGTGCGTGACTACCCGCACCAGCTCTCCGGCGGGATGCGGCAGCGCGCCGCCATCGCCCTGGCTCTGGCCTGCGGTCCCGAACTGGTGGTCATGGACGAGCCGACGACGGCCGTCGACGTGGTGATGCAGCGTCAGATCCTGGCCCAAGTCCTGCGACTGCGAGAGGAGTTGGGATTCGCGGTCATCTTCGTCACCCATGACCTGTCGTTGCTGCTCGAACTGGCCGACCGTATCGCCATCATGTACGCCGGCCGCGTCGTCGAAGTGGGTGAGTCGGCGGCTCTGTACAGCGACCCGAAGCACCCGTACACCAAGGGGCTGCGGGACTCCTTCCCGCCGCTGCGCTCCCCGCTGCGCACCCTGAACGGCATCCCGGGAACCCCGCCCGACCTGCGCCGTCCACCCCCCGGCTGCCCCTTCCACCCGCGGTGCGCACGGCGGACGGAAGGCTGCGACGAGCGGCTGCCGGCACTCCTGCCGGTGGGACCCCGGCCCGGCCACGAGGCGGCGTGCCTGCTCAACGAGACCGACGACCGGACAGGAGGCGAGACCCGATGA
- a CDS encoding glycoside hydrolase family 3 N-terminal domain-containing protein, translated as MSGHAHESRIKELLDRMTVDEKFGQLQQLAWAWDTGPGGGDTESAETAAREGLLGSVLNVVGAGASNALQRIAVEESRLGIPLVFGLDVIHGFQTTFPIPLAQAAAFDPAVTEKDAEVSAREARSNGIHWTFSPMMDVTREPRWGRIAESTGEDPYLTTCYAVAKIRGYQGADLTAPDRIAACAKHFVAYGGAEGGRDYNTVDVSEQRLRNLYLPPFRAAVEAGAATVMAGFNTVSGVPAHANPHTLTGILKEAWGFDGVVVSDWTGVQELVAHGGAANEAEAARRALTAGVDMEMVSTTFVDHGRELLAAGTLSAERLDDAVARVLRLKLRLGLFERPYVDESAALTGPTPDTRAAARDAAGRCMVLLKNDDRVLPLDVPALRSLAVVGPFADSGDLLGTWTLPGAPASAPVLRALREALPYTSITHAVGVAPEGFDTSGVPEAVVAAVAADAVVLVVGEPPALSGEAAVRSELGLPGAQERLIDAVTATGRPCVVVLVGGRPLTIGAWARSVSAILMAWHPGIEAGPAVADVLTGAVNPGGKLPVTFPRAVGQIPLYYNHERTGRPYDPAAPEVKYVSKYLDIADGPEFAFGHGLSYTTFTLGDPLLSREWIGARELREGATVEATVAVRNTGDREGDSVIQLYVQDPAAAITQPVRRLRGFQRVRLAAGEEREVRFTLGADDFGYWTNDPAGTFTVEPGEIHIHTGDSSRTGARRTLQIT; from the coding sequence ATGAGCGGCCACGCCCACGAGTCCCGTATCAAGGAACTCCTGGACCGGATGACCGTCGACGAGAAGTTCGGCCAGCTCCAGCAGCTCGCCTGGGCCTGGGACACCGGACCCGGCGGCGGTGACACCGAGTCGGCCGAGACCGCCGCCCGCGAGGGCCTGCTCGGCTCCGTACTCAACGTTGTCGGCGCCGGGGCGAGCAACGCGCTCCAGCGCATAGCCGTCGAGGAGTCGCGCCTGGGCATCCCCCTGGTGTTCGGACTGGACGTGATCCACGGCTTCCAAACCACCTTTCCCATCCCGCTCGCCCAGGCCGCCGCGTTCGACCCGGCGGTGACGGAGAAGGACGCCGAGGTCTCCGCCCGTGAGGCCCGTTCCAACGGCATCCACTGGACGTTCTCCCCGATGATGGACGTCACCCGCGAGCCGCGGTGGGGCCGGATCGCCGAGAGCACCGGTGAGGACCCGTATCTGACCACGTGTTACGCGGTGGCCAAGATCCGCGGCTACCAGGGCGCCGACCTGACCGCGCCCGACCGGATCGCCGCCTGCGCCAAGCACTTCGTGGCCTACGGCGGCGCGGAGGGCGGGCGCGACTACAACACCGTCGACGTGTCCGAGCAGCGGCTGCGCAATCTCTACCTGCCACCGTTCCGGGCCGCCGTCGAGGCCGGCGCCGCCACCGTGATGGCCGGCTTCAACACCGTCAGCGGCGTCCCGGCACACGCCAACCCGCACACCCTGACCGGCATCCTCAAGGAGGCGTGGGGCTTCGACGGCGTCGTCGTCAGCGACTGGACCGGCGTTCAGGAACTCGTCGCGCACGGCGGCGCGGCGAACGAGGCCGAGGCGGCACGACGGGCACTGACCGCCGGGGTGGACATGGAGATGGTGTCCACCACCTTCGTCGACCACGGCCGTGAACTGCTCGCCGCCGGGACGCTGAGCGCGGAGCGGCTGGACGACGCCGTGGCCAGGGTGCTGCGTCTCAAGCTGCGACTCGGCCTGTTCGAACGCCCGTACGTCGACGAATCAGCGGCCCTCACCGGCCCGACCCCCGACACACGTGCGGCGGCGCGCGACGCCGCGGGGCGCTGCATGGTCCTGCTGAAGAACGACGACCGCGTCCTGCCCCTCGACGTGCCGGCTCTGCGTTCGCTCGCCGTCGTCGGCCCGTTCGCCGACTCCGGCGATCTGCTGGGCACTTGGACCCTGCCCGGCGCGCCCGCGTCGGCCCCCGTCCTGCGCGCCCTGCGCGAGGCACTGCCGTACACCTCCATCACCCATGCCGTCGGAGTGGCCCCGGAAGGGTTCGACACCAGCGGCGTCCCGGAGGCCGTGGTCGCCGCCGTGGCCGCCGACGCCGTCGTACTCGTGGTGGGCGAACCGCCCGCGCTCAGCGGCGAGGCGGCGGTACGCTCCGAGCTCGGACTGCCCGGCGCCCAGGAGCGGTTGATCGACGCGGTCACCGCGACGGGCAGGCCCTGCGTGGTGGTGCTGGTCGGCGGACGCCCGCTCACGATCGGCGCCTGGGCGCGGAGCGTGTCGGCGATCCTGATGGCCTGGCACCCGGGCATCGAGGCCGGCCCCGCCGTGGCGGACGTACTGACCGGGGCGGTCAACCCGGGCGGCAAGCTCCCGGTGACCTTCCCCCGCGCCGTCGGCCAGATCCCGCTCTACTACAACCACGAGCGGACCGGCCGCCCCTACGATCCGGCCGCCCCCGAGGTCAAGTACGTGTCGAAGTATCTCGACATCGCGGACGGACCGGAGTTCGCCTTCGGCCACGGCCTGAGCTACACCACCTTCACGCTGGGCGACCCGCTGCTGAGCCGGGAGTGGATCGGGGCGCGGGAGTTGCGGGAGGGCGCGACGGTGGAGGCGACGGTCGCGGTGCGCAACACCGGCGACCGCGAGGGCGACAGCGTGATCCAGCTCTACGTCCAGGACCCGGCCGCGGCGATCACCCAGCCGGTCCGCCGGCTGCGCGGTTTCCAACGGGTGCGGCTGGCGGCGGGGGAGGAGCGGGAGGTCCGCTTCACTCTCGGGGCCGACGACTTCGGCTACTGGACCAACGACCCCGCCGGGACCTTCACCGTGGAGCCGGGCGAGATCCACATCCACACCGGCGACAGCTCGCGGACCGGGGCGCGGCGCACGCTCCAGATCACCTGA
- a CDS encoding FAD-dependent oxidoreductase, which produces MTEIRTEILVVGGGLGGVAAALTAARLGRTVVLTEATDWLGGQLTTQAVPPDEHPWIEGSACPPGYAELRRRVRDYYRRNYPLGPEAARDPLLDPGRGVVSRMCHEPRVAVAVIEEMLAPWRSSGAITVLTGYEPVAAHTDGDRIEAVTLAGGHDGREVTVHASYVADATELGDLLELAGVEHVIGAEGRDETGEPHAPETADPLDQQAVSWCFALDHRPGENHVIDRPDSYDHWRTTVAPFWPGPQLSFTDIVPITLEQRTWALMGADREAGEHFDLWQFRRVLARETFTPGAFASDVTVVNWPQIDYWEAPLLGVDAAAREAALAEGRELSLSFLHWLQTEAPRPDGGTGWPGLRLRPDVTGTADGLAKAPYIRESRRIKAELTVVEQHVGVEARPPGAGSEVFHDSVGLGSYRIDLHPSTGGRTYIDIESYPFQIPLGALIPVRVDNLLPANKNIGTTHITNGCYRLHPVEWAIGEAVGALAGFCLERALPPRKVRSDQAQLADYQRLLSESLGIRLAWPEEIRNRPHHY; this is translated from the coding sequence ATGACAGAGATACGTACCGAGATCCTGGTCGTCGGCGGTGGACTGGGTGGCGTGGCCGCAGCGCTCACCGCCGCCCGGCTCGGCCGGACCGTGGTGCTCACCGAGGCCACCGACTGGCTCGGCGGCCAGCTCACCACCCAGGCCGTGCCACCCGACGAGCATCCCTGGATCGAGGGCTCCGCCTGCCCGCCCGGCTACGCCGAACTGCGCCGGCGCGTACGCGACTACTACCGCCGCAACTATCCCCTCGGACCCGAGGCCGCGCGGGACCCGCTGCTCGATCCCGGGCGCGGCGTCGTGAGCCGGATGTGCCACGAGCCGCGCGTGGCCGTCGCCGTCATCGAGGAGATGCTCGCCCCGTGGCGCTCGTCCGGCGCGATCACCGTCCTCACGGGCTACGAACCCGTCGCCGCGCACACCGACGGCGACCGCATCGAGGCCGTCACGCTGGCAGGCGGACACGACGGACGCGAGGTCACCGTCCACGCCTCCTACGTCGCCGACGCCACCGAGCTGGGCGACCTGCTGGAACTGGCCGGTGTGGAGCACGTCATCGGCGCCGAGGGCCGCGACGAGACCGGGGAACCCCACGCGCCCGAGACCGCCGATCCCCTCGATCAGCAGGCCGTGTCCTGGTGCTTCGCCCTGGACCACCGCCCCGGTGAGAACCATGTGATCGACCGGCCGGACTCCTACGACCACTGGCGCACGACCGTCGCCCCGTTCTGGCCCGGCCCGCAGCTCTCCTTCACCGACATCGTCCCGATCACCCTCGAACAGCGCACCTGGGCGCTGATGGGGGCCGACCGGGAGGCCGGGGAGCACTTCGACCTGTGGCAGTTCCGCCGGGTGCTGGCCCGCGAGACGTTCACGCCCGGTGCCTTCGCCTCCGACGTCACCGTCGTCAACTGGCCGCAGATCGACTACTGGGAGGCGCCGCTGCTCGGTGTCGACGCGGCGGCGCGAGAGGCGGCGCTCGCGGAGGGCCGGGAGCTGTCGCTCTCCTTCCTGCACTGGCTGCAGACCGAGGCACCCCGCCCCGACGGGGGCACCGGCTGGCCGGGCCTGCGCCTGCGGCCCGATGTCACCGGCACCGCGGACGGCCTGGCCAAGGCGCCGTACATCCGCGAATCGCGCCGTATCAAGGCCGAGTTGACCGTCGTCGAACAGCACGTGGGTGTCGAGGCACGCCCGCCGGGCGCGGGAAGCGAGGTGTTCCACGACAGCGTCGGCCTCGGCAGCTACCGCATCGACCTGCACCCCAGCACCGGCGGCCGTACCTACATCGACATCGAGTCCTACCCCTTCCAGATCCCGCTGGGCGCCCTGATCCCCGTACGCGTCGACAACCTCCTGCCGGCCAACAAGAACATCGGTACCACGCACATCACCAACGGGTGTTACCGGCTGCACCCGGTGGAGTGGGCCATCGGCGAGGCCGTGGGCGCCCTCGCCGGGTTCTGCCTCGAACGGGCCCTGCCGCCCCGCAAGGTCCGCTCCGACCAGGCCCAACTGGCCGACTACCAGCGGCTGCTCAGCGAGTCCCTGGGCATTCGGCTGGCCTGGCCGGAGGAGATCCGCAACCGGCCGCACCACTACTGA
- a CDS encoding LacI family DNA-binding transcriptional regulator: protein MTARRRAKAPSQADVARLAGVSQSAVSRVISGNAATARIPEETRQRVFEAVRELGYVANPAARAMRNQRNDLLGVHTFERVFPRASEDFYFEFLLGIEERAEETGFDLVLFTSTGSGGGGERKIYRNGTNRLNLADGSILLGVSTDRGELARLWYEGYPFVHIGRREVPGAEIPQIVPDYRSASEQIVQRLAEHGHRRLGYVREWMEMEPYADRRVGYAETVVRLGLTDTSPGVLGRVGIEEPWLDEVARGAVTAIVVESVRLAESLREQLAARGRKIPDDVSVAVLEAAPADLSGQWDSLVIPRVEIGRMAVDRLQDMLADPEQRTGSLLVPCPLVLGTTVATVSE from the coding sequence ATGACAGCGCGACGGCGCGCCAAGGCACCCAGCCAGGCGGACGTGGCACGGCTGGCCGGGGTGTCCCAGTCCGCGGTGTCCCGTGTGATCAGCGGGAACGCGGCGACCGCGCGGATCCCCGAGGAGACCAGGCAGCGGGTCTTCGAGGCGGTGCGCGAGCTGGGGTACGTCGCCAACCCGGCCGCCCGTGCCATGCGTAACCAGCGCAACGACCTGCTGGGCGTGCACACCTTCGAGCGCGTCTTCCCGCGTGCGAGCGAGGACTTCTACTTCGAGTTCCTGCTCGGGATCGAGGAGCGGGCCGAGGAGACCGGCTTCGACCTGGTGCTGTTCACCTCGACCGGCTCCGGCGGCGGTGGCGAGCGCAAGATCTACCGGAACGGCACCAACCGGCTCAACCTGGCCGACGGCAGCATCCTGCTCGGCGTCTCCACCGACCGCGGTGAGCTGGCCCGCCTCTGGTACGAGGGATATCCCTTCGTTCACATCGGCCGTCGCGAGGTGCCCGGCGCGGAGATCCCGCAGATCGTCCCCGACTACCGGTCGGCGAGCGAACAGATCGTTCAACGGCTCGCGGAGCACGGTCACCGGCGGCTCGGCTATGTACGCGAGTGGATGGAGATGGAGCCGTACGCGGACCGCCGCGTCGGCTACGCGGAGACCGTCGTACGGCTCGGGCTGACCGACACCTCCCCGGGTGTGCTCGGCCGCGTCGGCATCGAGGAGCCGTGGCTGGACGAGGTGGCGCGCGGCGCGGTCACCGCGATCGTGGTGGAGAGCGTGCGACTCGCGGAGAGCCTGCGTGAGCAACTGGCCGCCCGTGGACGGAAGATCCCCGACGACGTGTCCGTCGCCGTACTGGAGGCGGCGCCGGCCGATCTCTCCGGACAGTGGGACTCCCTCGTGATTCCCCGCGTCGAGATCGGCCGTATGGCCGTCGACCGGCTCCAGGACATGCTCGCCGACCCCGAGCAGCGGACCGGGAGCCTGCTGGTGCCCTGCCCGCTGGTTCTCGGCACCACTGTCGCCACCGTGAGCGAGTAG